The following proteins are co-located in the Paludibaculum fermentans genome:
- the trpC gene encoding indole-3-glycerol phosphate synthase TrpC — translation MSASIPDILARIVEVKRQEVAEKSKLRRSIEQSANFQKGQRRDFRQALLKKQPAIISEIKKASPSKGVLSHDFNPGLQAKQYSEGGAAALSVLTDKQFFQGSLSDLKTARATVFLPVLRKDFTIDEIDVLEAAASGADAILLIAAILSREELQHLRELASRFELSSLVEVHDEEDLDKALESGAEIIGVNNRNLRTFEVSLETSERLAARMPASMLKVAESGIHSRADVERLTASGFHAFLVGEHLMKSNDPTAALKALIG, via the coding sequence ATGTCCGCATCTATTCCTGACATCCTCGCCCGCATTGTCGAGGTCAAGCGCCAAGAAGTCGCTGAGAAGAGCAAGCTCCGGCGGAGTATCGAGCAGAGCGCTAACTTCCAGAAAGGGCAGAGGCGCGATTTCCGGCAGGCGCTGCTGAAGAAGCAGCCGGCCATCATCTCCGAGATCAAGAAGGCCTCGCCCAGCAAGGGCGTCCTGAGCCACGATTTCAATCCGGGCCTGCAGGCCAAGCAATACTCTGAGGGCGGTGCGGCGGCCCTCTCGGTCCTGACGGACAAGCAGTTCTTCCAGGGCAGTCTCAGCGATCTGAAGACGGCGCGAGCCACGGTGTTCCTGCCGGTGCTGCGCAAGGACTTCACCATTGATGAGATCGACGTGCTGGAGGCGGCGGCCAGCGGTGCGGACGCCATCCTACTGATTGCGGCGATCCTCTCTCGGGAGGAGCTGCAGCATCTCCGGGAGCTGGCCTCGCGGTTTGAGCTGTCGAGCCTGGTGGAAGTACACGACGAGGAAGATCTGGACAAGGCACTGGAGAGCGGCGCCGAGATCATCGGCGTGAACAATCGCAACCTGCGGACCTTTGAGGTGAGCCTGGAAACCAGCGAACGGCTGGCGGCACGTATGCCGGCCTCGATGCTGAAGGTGGCGGAGAGCGGGATCCACTCGCGGGCCGATGTCGAGCGGCTGACCGCCTCGGGTTTCCACGCCTTCCTGGTGGGCGAGCACCTCATGAAATCGAACGATCCGACGGCGGCGCTGAAGGCGCTGATCGGATGA
- a CDS encoding AlbA family DNA-binding domain-containing protein — MMNTLTIDNLIELVTKAPEQAVFDWKTDFVLPNDDEKRGEIIKDLDALANAITSSYGFVIYGVDPRRPDPVVGITASYDDAKLQQLAKGKIDPLPEFLYYELLYGAKTVGVLQVKATRQRPHIIKVDLGKVRKGQILIRRGSSTEGVTPADLWEMYYGQSSGHFPKVLQYMEAHAKARQADADYLGRLQAGADSALRDMEVIAGVPRGSLGGKW; from the coding sequence ATGATGAACACCCTCACGATTGACAACCTCATCGAGTTGGTTACCAAAGCGCCCGAGCAAGCCGTCTTCGACTGGAAGACGGATTTCGTCTTGCCGAACGACGATGAGAAACGGGGTGAGATCATCAAGGATCTGGACGCCCTCGCGAATGCCATCACGTCTTCGTATGGCTTCGTTATCTATGGAGTCGATCCAAGGCGACCCGATCCCGTTGTCGGTATCACTGCGTCCTACGACGATGCCAAGCTCCAGCAGCTTGCCAAAGGAAAGATTGATCCTCTGCCCGAATTCCTCTATTACGAATTACTGTACGGCGCCAAGACCGTTGGCGTTCTCCAGGTCAAGGCGACTCGCCAGCGCCCCCATATCATCAAGGTTGATCTTGGCAAGGTCCGCAAGGGGCAGATTCTCATTCGCCGTGGATCATCAACCGAAGGCGTGACGCCTGCCGATCTGTGGGAGATGTACTACGGACAGAGCAGTGGCCACTTCCCCAAGGTGCTTCAGTACATGGAGGCTCACGCCAAAGCGAGGCAGGCAGATGCGGACTACCTCGGGCGGTTGCAAGCCGGAGCGGACAGCGCCCTGCGCGACATGGAAGTCATCGCCGGCGTCCCAAGGGGGTCTTTGGGCGGCAAGTGGTAG
- a CDS encoding helix-turn-helix domain-containing protein, with translation MTNLERIRKQLSPARRKKVEARAAQLIGEEMTLQELRQARRLTQVRMANALGIGQDGVSKLERRADLMISTLRKTVEAMGGTLSLVAEFPDREPVVLSGLTGEGLEQKPHSRKHANDSA, from the coding sequence ATGACCAACCTGGAACGGATACGGAAGCAACTGAGCCCGGCCCGTCGCAAGAAGGTCGAGGCTCGAGCGGCGCAGCTCATTGGCGAGGAGATGACTTTGCAGGAGTTGCGGCAGGCCCGCAGGCTGACACAGGTCCGGATGGCTAATGCCCTCGGAATCGGGCAGGACGGCGTATCCAAACTTGAGCGGCGCGCCGATCTCATGATCTCGACTCTGCGCAAGACCGTGGAAGCCATGGGCGGCACGCTCTCTCTCGTCGCAGAGTTTCCAGATCGCGAGCCCGTCGTTCTCTCCGGCCTTACCGGGGAAGGACTGGAGCAGAAGCCACACAGCCGGAAGCACGCTAACGACAGTGCCTGA
- a CDS encoding APC family permease: MSSKPAEPVRLSRTLGLFQLLIMGVIMVQPTAPMPPFGAISAGANGHVVTTVLIAMFAMLLTALSYGRMARAYPSAGSAYTYVAREIHPALGYLTGWSMLLDYVVNPLICTIWCARATMGLFPGTPYWFWALAFVILFTGMNLRGIQATARTNELLTLAMGVVILWMLGVSARYIFALPQLSGSDFIRPFYDPARFTWGSISNGASIAVLTYIGFDGISTLSEEVHDPRRNILRAMVGTCLIIGVLSAIEVYAAQMVWPASQPYPDSDTAYIHIAGRAGGRILFQVMSWTLVVATIGSASGAMLAGARLLYGMGRDNAIPKAFFGYLHPVRRIPSRNVLLIGVLCAVGAFAMSYQTGAELLNFGALIGFTGVNVSSLVHYYMRGRDRHWSHLVLPAVGGLVCLYLWLSLSVLAKTAGAIWLIAGVAYGAWKTSGFKKNMIDFDAPLGE, translated from the coding sequence ATGTCGAGCAAACCCGCCGAACCCGTCCGCCTCAGCCGTACCCTGGGCCTGTTCCAGTTGCTCATCATGGGCGTCATCATGGTGCAGCCCACCGCGCCCATGCCGCCCTTCGGGGCTATCAGCGCGGGCGCCAACGGGCATGTCGTCACCACGGTTCTGATCGCCATGTTCGCCATGCTGCTCACGGCGTTGAGCTACGGCCGCATGGCCCGGGCATACCCCAGCGCCGGCAGCGCCTACACTTACGTGGCGCGCGAAATCCATCCAGCGCTCGGCTACCTTACCGGCTGGAGCATGCTGCTCGACTACGTGGTCAACCCCCTCATCTGCACGATCTGGTGCGCCCGGGCCACCATGGGCCTTTTCCCCGGCACGCCGTACTGGTTCTGGGCGCTCGCCTTTGTCATCCTCTTTACGGGCATGAACCTGCGCGGCATCCAGGCCACGGCCCGCACCAACGAACTGCTCACCCTTGCCATGGGCGTCGTGATCCTCTGGATGCTCGGCGTCTCGGCCCGCTACATCTTCGCCCTCCCGCAGCTCTCGGGCTCCGACTTCATCCGTCCCTTCTACGACCCGGCCCGCTTCACCTGGGGCTCGATCTCCAACGGAGCCTCCATCGCCGTCCTCACCTACATCGGCTTCGACGGCATATCGACGCTATCTGAAGAGGTGCACGACCCGCGCCGCAACATTCTACGGGCCATGGTCGGGACCTGCCTAATCATTGGGGTCCTCTCCGCCATCGAGGTCTATGCCGCCCAAATGGTCTGGCCCGCCTCGCAGCCCTATCCCGACAGCGACACCGCCTACATCCACATTGCCGGGCGCGCCGGCGGCCGCATCCTCTTTCAGGTCATGTCCTGGACCCTGGTCGTCGCGACGATCGGTTCCGCTTCCGGAGCCATGCTGGCCGGCGCCCGCCTCCTCTATGGAATGGGCCGCGACAACGCGATCCCCAAGGCCTTCTTCGGCTACCTCCACCCGGTCCGCCGCATCCCCAGCCGTAACGTCCTGCTGATCGGCGTGCTCTGCGCCGTGGGCGCCTTCGCCATGAGCTACCAGACCGGAGCGGAGTTGCTGAACTTCGGCGCCCTCATCGGCTTCACTGGGGTCAACGTATCCAGCCTGGTTCATTACTATATGCGGGGCCGTGACCGTCACTGGTCGCACCTCGTCCTGCCGGCCGTCGGCGGACTGGTCTGCCTCTATCTGTGGCTCAGCCTCAGCGTCCTGGCCAAAACCGCGGGCGCCATCTGGCTCATCGCCGGGGTTGCCTACGGAGCCTGGAAGACTTCGGGCTTCAAGAAGAACATGATCGACTTCGACGCCCCGTTGGGTGAGTAG
- a CDS encoding TonB-dependent receptor plug domain-containing protein, protein MTEHVSTEAPAALTVLNAQQVQQAPGVNMDDRLRLVPGFSLFRRSSSLVANPTTQGVSLRGIGSSGASRSVVLWDGVPLNSPFGGWIYWTRVNPEELDRVEVSRGASTSVFGDKAMGGAVTLFSKEPQKSRAWLGYEGGNQQSHMVEGAGSIYLGQSWAVSGNGRGFTTDGYYIVPAYARGPIDTKANIKFATGTVRADYFTQHDKLFLRLDALSEERDNGSTLTQNSTILGTVAANYTREQGSSTFTLLGYHNREEFHATFSSIGAGRLTESLTLRQSVPAESTGGAGLWRKSGVKWHLLSGGDFNRSEGYSLERVYPAGSRVGGGTQMQYGLFSQGDLAIGIVRLYGGLRGSDAGNGTAFWSPSGGVTVGLERWRFRTSAYRAFRAPTLNELYRQFRVGNALTLANPALQPESLRGVEAGVDFSAGTTRISLTGFDNRLDGLVTNVTLSVTPTLITRQRFNAAATTSRGVEATASHRWGAWRGEASYLLADSRYATGERVPQIPKHQGSALLTWSRGRTLVSGGLRAAGLQFEDDRNSFLLPGFAVLHLAARQQLTHNVMATFALENALDREYAVGFSPTVLTGAPRLWRLGLRWNLR, encoded by the coding sequence GTGACGGAGCACGTGAGCACCGAGGCTCCGGCTGCCTTGACCGTGTTGAATGCGCAGCAGGTGCAACAGGCTCCGGGCGTCAATATGGATGACCGGCTGCGGCTGGTCCCGGGTTTTTCGCTGTTCCGGCGATCGTCCTCGCTGGTGGCCAATCCGACCACGCAAGGCGTGAGCCTGCGAGGGATCGGCTCGAGCGGCGCCAGCCGGAGCGTGGTGCTGTGGGACGGTGTTCCGCTGAACAGCCCCTTTGGGGGCTGGATCTACTGGACTCGTGTGAATCCAGAGGAGTTAGACCGCGTGGAAGTCTCGCGCGGAGCCTCCACCAGTGTCTTTGGCGACAAGGCCATGGGCGGTGCGGTGACACTCTTCTCGAAGGAGCCGCAGAAGAGCCGGGCCTGGCTCGGCTATGAGGGCGGCAACCAGCAGAGCCATATGGTGGAGGGCGCGGGCTCGATCTACCTGGGGCAGAGCTGGGCGGTCTCCGGCAACGGCCGCGGGTTCACCACGGACGGGTATTACATCGTACCGGCCTATGCGCGCGGACCCATCGATACGAAAGCCAACATCAAGTTTGCCACCGGCACGGTCCGCGCCGACTACTTCACCCAGCATGACAAGCTGTTCCTGAGGCTGGATGCGCTCAGCGAAGAGCGGGACAACGGCTCGACGCTCACCCAGAATTCGACCATCCTGGGCACGGTGGCCGCCAACTACACGCGGGAACAGGGCTCTTCCACCTTCACCTTGCTGGGCTATCACAACCGCGAGGAGTTCCACGCGACGTTCTCGTCCATCGGAGCCGGGCGCCTGACTGAGTCGCTGACCCTGCGGCAGAGTGTGCCGGCGGAGTCGACCGGCGGCGCCGGGCTGTGGCGCAAGTCGGGCGTGAAGTGGCACCTGTTGTCGGGCGGCGACTTCAACCGCTCTGAGGGGTATTCGCTGGAGCGGGTCTATCCGGCGGGCTCGCGCGTGGGCGGCGGCACCCAGATGCAGTACGGGCTGTTCAGCCAGGGGGACCTGGCCATTGGGATTGTGCGGCTCTACGGCGGCTTGCGCGGTAGCGACGCGGGCAACGGGACGGCGTTCTGGAGTCCCAGCGGAGGCGTCACGGTGGGGCTGGAGCGGTGGCGATTCCGCACGTCGGCCTACCGGGCATTCCGCGCGCCGACCCTGAACGAACTGTACCGCCAGTTCCGGGTGGGCAACGCGCTGACACTGGCGAATCCGGCGCTGCAGCCTGAGTCGCTGCGGGGTGTGGAAGCGGGGGTGGACTTTAGCGCCGGCACAACGCGGATCTCGTTGACGGGCTTCGACAACCGGCTGGACGGCCTGGTGACGAACGTGACGCTGTCGGTGACGCCCACCCTGATCACGAGGCAGCGGTTCAATGCCGCCGCCACGACGTCGCGCGGAGTGGAAGCGACGGCTTCCCACCGCTGGGGCGCCTGGCGGGGTGAGGCATCTTATCTACTGGCCGACTCACGCTATGCGACCGGTGAGCGGGTGCCGCAGATCCCGAAGCATCAGGGGTCGGCGCTGCTGACCTGGTCGCGCGGCCGGACCCTGGTCAGCGGCGGGCTGCGCGCGGCGGGCCTGCAGTTTGAGGACGACAGGAACTCGTTCCTGCTGCCGGGTTTCGCGGTGCTCCACCTGGCCGCGCGGCAGCAGTTGACCCACAACGTGATGGCGACATTCGCCCTGGAGAATGCCCTGGACCGTGAATATGCGGTGGGCTTCAGCCCGACGGTGCTGACGGGGGCGCCCCGGCTTTGGCGATTGGGGCTGCGCTGGAACCTCCGCTAG
- a CDS encoding DUF302 domain-containing protein, giving the protein MLYEKLSDKTIDEIDLALRDSAGRHQFGVLHVHDLRQAMKNKGVEYHRQCSVFELCNPRHAKRVLEADPAVSSMLPCRISVYETSDGLMLSAILPSAMMSMFSDPNIKEVAEEVEVVLKAMIDESA; this is encoded by the coding sequence ATGTTGTACGAAAAGCTCTCGGATAAGACCATTGACGAAATCGACCTGGCCCTGCGGGATTCCGCGGGCCGCCACCAGTTCGGAGTCCTGCACGTTCACGATCTCCGGCAGGCCATGAAGAACAAGGGCGTCGAGTACCACCGCCAATGCTCGGTCTTCGAACTCTGCAATCCGCGCCACGCCAAGCGCGTCCTTGAAGCAGACCCGGCCGTCTCTTCGATGCTCCCCTGCCGCATCTCCGTCTACGAGACCTCTGACGGGCTGATGCTCTCCGCCATCCTGCCTTCGGCCATGATGTCGATGTTCTCCGATCCCAACATTAAAGAGGTGGCCGAAGAGGTCGAGGTTGTCCTGAAGGCCATGATCGACGAGTCAGCGTGA
- a CDS encoding type II toxin-antitoxin system RelE/ParE family toxin, with translation MKWEVDLHDDFVPEYGELHKDVQDELLAHIELLEHFGPQLGRPRVDTLNGSRHANRKELRFDTAEGVWRFAFAFDPKRRAIILCGGDKSGGSGKRFYRQLIDRADDRFDAHLAVIRKQKKIEK, from the coding sequence GTGAAGTGGGAAGTCGACCTGCACGATGACTTCGTGCCTGAGTATGGAGAACTGCATAAAGACGTGCAGGACGAACTGCTCGCTCACATCGAGTTGCTCGAACATTTCGGCCCGCAGTTGGGACGGCCTCGAGTGGACACCCTCAACGGCTCGCGTCACGCGAATAGGAAGGAATTGCGGTTTGACACGGCCGAAGGCGTCTGGCGCTTCGCGTTCGCATTCGATCCAAAACGCCGGGCGATCATTCTGTGCGGCGGTGACAAGTCAGGCGGTAGCGGGAAGCGTTTTTATCGCCAACTGATAGACAGGGCCGATGACCGCTTTGACGCGCATCTGGCCGTGATCAGGAAGCAGAAGAAGATCGAGAAGTAG
- a CDS encoding TonB-dependent receptor, producing the protein MFQRSTCARLSLACALFAATLSAQSFTAAVRGTVTDASGAAIPAARIVLTESERNVPHSAVADDSGRFQLTALPPGLYNVNVEAKGFRKYVQTALTLAVQQQATLDIQLQVGDISTAVEVTSSAALLNTTISNLGQVIENKYILSLPNIGRNAMGLTYMTPGVVGSGGRANSDSNTNFVANGSRNSTSDVLLDGVTVVTVEQNSGITDLKFSPSVDAVQEFKMQTSFFSAEYGQTGGAVVNMVTKSGTNEYHGTGYYFLRHSDLNSNNWFSNRSGRDRPFYRRDQLGGVLGGPVVRNKTFFFASYEYTKSKSPTDQTATWPTLLQRDGNFSQTFNSSGQLMTIHNPFDTFTNAAGNIERRPFAGNIVPKSMMDPIALKALEYFPKPNQPGAPFTETNNWYEQGINLSSGHQTNLKGDHNFSDKSRITGRYSYNRGTGNPANLFGDGNPAFTFNDGPNMGTTHAMVAEFTRAQSPTFLWSARYGLTYSTYFRNPMVPNFDLTSLGFPKYMKDNATLLVFPTIGPEGYQDIGTEGWVVMDRQEGVHHYSASANKFIGGHSIKFGGEYRKNFLDYAQPGYPSGQYSFARGITCKDRFSCPGDEGNGLATMLTGWWTSNQFHIDPKAYTRSAYWGFFIQDDWKLTRKLTVNLGLRYDFDVPRWETTNRQSYWDLDAQSPVQAPGYNTRGVFRFNDDNKRSPFNSDMNNWQPRIGLAYALNNRTSIRTGYGLFYQLSRATVFGHTGAGFNVNSTSNSSLDSNATLYAKLNNPYPDGMLLPPGRSLGDNTFIGLGAGTILGSNSRNPEYHSWNFSIQREVGWQSVFEMNYTGSRGTHLFLPVTTLSPLAPQYWSLGRNTLTSAVTNPFYGQITDPRATNLKNPTIQMYRLLRPMPQFDGTSVGTAEPPRADSNYHALQLKWEKRYSSGLTMLVHYTWSKMIDDASYGSGNYGWLGGNSSLQNIWDLRSERSLSSHDISHRAVITGAYEMPFGKGRRWGANMNRAWQLLAGGWNVSGLATLSAGMPLQVTQSGGNIWDGTQRPNLVGDPSTPGSIQSRTNGWFNPAAFTKPDIDVPGSAPRTLSYRGPGMKMFDAALLKSFLVTERQRFEFRLEAQNAFNHPVFGDPNGSFGSTSFGQITGTKVGNRNVQLGFKYYF; encoded by the coding sequence ATGTTCCAACGCTCCACGTGTGCGCGGTTGAGCCTTGCCTGCGCTCTGTTTGCCGCCACCCTGTCTGCCCAGTCATTTACCGCCGCCGTGCGCGGCACTGTTACCGACGCAAGCGGGGCGGCCATCCCCGCGGCTCGGATTGTGCTGACCGAATCGGAGCGAAACGTTCCACATTCGGCGGTCGCGGACGATTCCGGCCGCTTCCAACTGACGGCCCTGCCGCCGGGCTTGTATAACGTGAACGTCGAGGCGAAGGGCTTCCGCAAGTATGTGCAGACGGCCCTCACCCTAGCCGTACAGCAACAGGCTACCCTCGACATCCAGCTTCAGGTGGGGGACATCTCCACGGCCGTCGAGGTGACCTCCAGCGCCGCGCTGCTCAACACCACTATTTCCAACCTGGGCCAGGTAATCGAGAACAAGTACATCCTATCCCTGCCCAATATCGGCAGAAACGCCATGGGATTGACCTACATGACGCCCGGTGTCGTTGGCTCTGGCGGACGGGCGAACTCCGACTCCAATACGAATTTCGTCGCCAATGGGTCGCGCAATTCCACCTCGGACGTGCTGCTGGATGGAGTAACCGTCGTGACAGTCGAGCAGAACTCCGGCATTACCGACCTGAAGTTCAGCCCCTCGGTCGACGCCGTGCAGGAGTTCAAGATGCAGACGAGCTTCTTCAGCGCGGAGTACGGGCAGACCGGCGGCGCGGTCGTGAACATGGTCACCAAGTCCGGCACCAACGAGTACCACGGCACCGGTTATTACTTCCTGCGCCACTCCGACCTCAACTCGAACAACTGGTTCTCCAACAGATCCGGCCGCGACCGGCCATTCTATCGCCGCGACCAACTGGGCGGCGTCCTGGGCGGACCCGTGGTCCGGAACAAGACCTTCTTCTTCGCCTCGTACGAATACACCAAGTCCAAGAGCCCGACGGATCAGACTGCAACGTGGCCCACCCTGCTCCAGCGCGATGGCAACTTCTCGCAGACGTTCAATTCGTCCGGCCAGTTGATGACGATCCACAACCCCTTCGACACCTTCACCAATGCCGCCGGCAATATCGAGCGCAGGCCGTTCGCGGGCAACATCGTCCCCAAATCGATGATGGATCCCATCGCCTTGAAGGCCCTGGAGTACTTCCCCAAGCCCAATCAGCCTGGCGCGCCCTTCACTGAGACCAACAACTGGTATGAGCAGGGCATCAATCTCAGCAGTGGTCACCAGACCAACCTGAAGGGCGACCACAACTTCAGCGACAAGAGCAGGATTACGGGCCGCTACAGCTACAACCGCGGCACCGGGAATCCGGCCAACCTGTTCGGCGACGGGAATCCCGCGTTCACCTTCAATGACGGCCCGAATATGGGCACGACGCACGCCATGGTCGCGGAGTTCACCCGCGCGCAGAGCCCCACGTTCCTGTGGTCCGCACGCTACGGCCTGACCTACTCTACCTACTTCCGGAACCCGATGGTGCCCAACTTCGACCTCACCTCTCTGGGCTTCCCCAAGTACATGAAGGACAACGCCACGCTGCTGGTCTTCCCCACGATCGGGCCCGAGGGCTACCAGGACATCGGCACGGAAGGGTGGGTCGTGATGGACCGCCAGGAAGGCGTGCATCACTACTCCGCCTCGGCCAATAAGTTCATCGGGGGCCACAGCATCAAGTTCGGCGGCGAGTATCGCAAGAACTTCCTGGACTACGCGCAGCCCGGCTACCCGTCCGGGCAGTATTCCTTCGCTCGCGGCATCACCTGCAAGGACCGTTTCTCGTGCCCCGGTGATGAGGGCAACGGCCTGGCCACCATGTTGACCGGCTGGTGGACCTCGAACCAGTTCCACATTGATCCCAAGGCCTATACCCGGTCCGCTTACTGGGGCTTCTTCATCCAGGACGACTGGAAGCTGACGCGCAAACTCACCGTGAACCTTGGCCTGCGCTACGACTTCGATGTGCCGCGCTGGGAAACCACAAACCGCCAGAGCTATTGGGATCTGGATGCCCAGTCCCCCGTGCAGGCGCCCGGCTACAACACCCGCGGAGTCTTCCGCTTCAACGACGACAACAAACGCTCCCCCTTCAATTCAGACATGAACAACTGGCAGCCGCGCATTGGGCTGGCCTACGCCCTCAACAATAGGACGTCGATCCGCACGGGCTACGGGCTGTTCTACCAGTTGAGCCGGGCCACGGTCTTCGGCCACACCGGCGCGGGGTTCAACGTCAACTCCACCTCGAACTCCTCGCTGGACTCGAATGCGACCCTCTATGCCAAGCTGAACAACCCGTATCCGGATGGCATGCTGCTGCCGCCCGGCCGCTCCCTCGGCGACAACACCTTCATCGGTCTTGGCGCCGGAACGATTCTCGGCTCCAACAGCCGCAACCCGGAGTACCACTCCTGGAACTTCTCCATCCAGCGCGAAGTGGGCTGGCAATCGGTATTCGAGATGAACTACACCGGCAGCCGGGGCACGCATCTGTTCCTGCCCGTGACCACGCTGTCCCCATTGGCGCCGCAGTACTGGTCGCTGGGCCGGAATACCCTCACTTCGGCCGTGACGAATCCGTTTTACGGCCAGATCACTGACCCCCGGGCCACCAACCTCAAGAACCCAACCATCCAGATGTACCGGTTGCTGCGCCCCATGCCTCAATTTGACGGCACCAGCGTCGGGACGGCGGAACCGCCCCGCGCCGATTCCAACTACCATGCCCTGCAGTTGAAGTGGGAAAAACGGTATTCCAGCGGGCTCACCATGCTGGTTCACTACACGTGGTCCAAGATGATCGACGACGCCTCCTACGGCTCGGGCAACTACGGCTGGCTGGGCGGGAACTCGTCGCTGCAGAACATCTGGGACCTGCGCAGCGAACGCTCGCTTTCGTCCCACGACATCTCCCATCGCGCCGTCATCACCGGCGCCTATGAGATGCCGTTCGGCAAGGGCCGCCGCTGGGGCGCGAACATGAACCGGGCCTGGCAACTCTTGGCCGGCGGGTGGAACGTAAGCGGACTGGCCACGCTCTCGGCCGGCATGCCGCTGCAGGTGACGCAATCGGGTGGCAACATCTGGGACGGCACACAGCGGCCGAACCTGGTGGGCGACCCATCCACGCCAGGCTCGATCCAGAGCCGTACCAATGGCTGGTTCAACCCGGCCGCCTTCACCAAACCCGACATTGACGTGCCTGGTTCCGCTCCGCGTACGCTCAGCTATCGCGGCCCGGGCATGAAGATGTTCGACGCCGCCCTGCTGAAGAGCTTCCTCGTGACGGAGCGGCAACGGTTCGAATTCCGGCTGGAGGCGCAGAACGCCTTCAACCACCCGGTCTTCGGCGACCCCAACGGCAGCTTCGGCTCCACCAGCTTCGGCCAGATCACCGGCACGAAGGTGGGCAACCGCAACGTGCAGCTTGGATTCAAGTACTACTTCTAG
- a CDS encoding DUF58 domain-containing protein, which translates to MRSSIRRKRLELKHWLEARVRERVTSTGLVFLLALALTGFAAFASANNLLFLMLAAMLATLLVSSFVSRIGIAGLELDIQLPDHIAAKRPVAAKVVLRNEKHWMPSFSIRLVGVEDSVFTTDLYFPVIPGGGSIETTVEVRFGRRGLRTEDSFLFSSRFPFGFAERRARVTMKRDVLVYPALEPQPGFEQILADVNGEAETRFRGRGHDFYRIRPYEMMESARHVDWRATAHTGELQVREFAREQEHLITLFLDLEVPREQEEWFEQAVECCAFLAWRCIQGGSRVRFRTQDFEVLTPVEGDVYVILKYLALVECRHRAAPLRNLEEESVAIVFTSSPRRLEDCDWNNARILAPDHWAFTAKD; encoded by the coding sequence ATGCGATCTTCGATACGCAGGAAGCGGTTAGAGCTCAAGCACTGGCTGGAGGCTCGGGTTCGCGAGCGCGTGACCTCCACCGGCCTGGTATTCCTGCTCGCCTTGGCGCTGACCGGATTCGCGGCGTTCGCCTCGGCCAACAATCTCCTCTTCCTGATGCTGGCAGCGATGCTCGCCACCCTGCTGGTGAGCAGTTTCGTCAGCCGCATCGGGATCGCCGGCCTGGAGCTCGACATCCAACTGCCCGACCATATCGCGGCCAAAAGGCCCGTGGCGGCAAAGGTCGTGCTGCGGAACGAAAAGCACTGGATGCCCTCGTTTTCCATCCGGCTGGTCGGCGTCGAGGACAGTGTCTTCACAACGGATCTCTACTTCCCCGTGATCCCGGGCGGCGGGTCGATTGAGACGACGGTGGAGGTCCGCTTCGGACGGCGGGGCCTGCGCACGGAAGACAGCTTCCTGTTCTCGTCGAGATTCCCGTTCGGCTTCGCCGAGCGCCGGGCGCGGGTGACGATGAAGCGGGACGTACTGGTTTATCCCGCCCTGGAACCCCAGCCCGGGTTTGAGCAGATCCTGGCCGACGTCAACGGAGAAGCCGAGACGCGCTTCCGCGGGCGCGGCCACGACTTCTACCGGATCCGTCCCTACGAAATGATGGAAAGCGCCCGGCACGTGGACTGGCGGGCCACGGCGCATACCGGCGAGTTGCAGGTGAGGGAGTTCGCGCGCGAGCAGGAGCACCTGATCACGCTGTTCCTGGACCTGGAAGTGCCACGGGAGCAGGAGGAGTGGTTCGAGCAGGCAGTGGAATGCTGTGCGTTCCTGGCCTGGCGATGCATCCAGGGCGGGTCGCGAGTCCGGTTCCGAACCCAGGACTTTGAAGTACTGACTCCGGTGGAAGGCGATGTGTACGTTATCCTGAAGTATCTGGCTCTGGTGGAATGCAGACACAGGGCCGCGCCCCTCAGGAACCTGGAAGAAGAGAGTGTTGCCATCGTCTTTACCTCATCGCCGCGCCGGCTGGAAGATTGCGATTGGAACAACGCTCGCATTCTGGCTCCCGACCATTGGGCATTCACAGCAAAAGACTGA